Proteins from a genomic interval of Papaver somniferum cultivar HN1 chromosome 4, ASM357369v1, whole genome shotgun sequence:
- the LOC113273092 gene encoding uncharacterized protein LOC113273092, whose amino-acid sequence MNDKSTDGKLSLKEFPKSLTGAAFTWYDNLKEESVDSWKTLSALFLGKFYSTKRKITAIDLRKSGQRIGEEVGKYISRFRRLTLDCHEETNKEALVKICVQGIPPAFRGGLINFGFHTFVELEEAAERIVDCIKDAPTDSVWRTAVSTASGTPRNVRPNIIKENRDQPQIDGRSRGRNGGSKRDYKTPAPLPCDKERAIRFLNQWIAEGEIELPPTTVDINKMDKNSAKYCHYHRRMGHPTEECFAIRSIFERKRAAR is encoded by the coding sequence ATGAACGACAAGTCTACTGACGGAAAACTGTCCCTAAAAGAATTCCCTAAGTCGCTCACGGGCGCGGCGTTTACTTGGTACGACAACCTAAAGGAGGAAAGCGTGGATTCCTGGAAAACTCTGTCTGCGCTCTTTCTCGGGAAGTTTTACTCAACTAAAAGGAAAATCACGGCGATAGATCTGAGAAAGAGCGGGCAACGGATAGGTGAGGAAGTAGGAAAATACATTTCACGGTTCCGACGCTTGACATTGGACTGCCATGAAGAGACCAACAAGGAGGCGCTTGTTAAAATCTGCGTACAAGGAATTCCCCCAGCTTTTAGAGGGGGTTTAATCAACTTCGGATTCCATACGTTCGTGGAGTTAGAAGAAGCAGCTGAGAGGATCGTTGACTGCATAAAAGACGCACCCACAGATTCTGTTTGGCGCACTGCGGTCAGCACCGCGTCAGGAACCCCACGCAATGTAAGACCTAATATTATTAAGGAAAATAGAGACCAACCCCAGATCGATGGCAGAAGCCGAGGGAGAAACGGAGGAAGTAAACGCGATTATAAAACACCAGCTCCCCTTCCTTGTGACAAAGAACGCGCAATTAGATTCTTGAATCAATGGATCGCCGAAGGAGAAATTGAGTTACCCCCGACCACAGTGGATATCAACAAAATGGATAAAAACTCAGCCAAATACTGCCACTATCACCGAAGGATGGGGCACCCAACGGAGGAATGTTTTGCCATTCGGAGCATATTTGAGCGCAAGCGTGCAGCTAGATAA